The following proteins come from a genomic window of Thermoanaerobaculia bacterium:
- a CDS encoding sigma-70 family RNA polymerase sigma factor produces MARRAADPEGVTELLQGWREGDEHASALLLEKVYATLKRIALGQLRGERSDHTLQPTALVHEAYLRILGQRELPWRDRAHFFGLAAVTMRRVLVDHARRRSARKRDAEQLRPITITAGADGDVDLLDLDRALTRFAEEFPRPARVVEMRYFSGLELAEVATALDISLRTAERDWRFARAWLRDALAAPA; encoded by the coding sequence ATGGCGCGGCGAGCCGCCGATCCGGAGGGGGTCACCGAGCTGCTCCAGGGCTGGCGCGAAGGCGACGAGCACGCCTCGGCGCTGCTCCTCGAGAAGGTCTACGCGACGCTCAAGCGGATCGCCCTCGGCCAGCTGCGCGGCGAGCGCTCCGACCACACCCTGCAGCCGACGGCGCTCGTGCACGAGGCCTATCTCCGGATCCTCGGCCAACGCGAGCTCCCCTGGCGCGATCGCGCCCACTTCTTCGGTCTCGCCGCAGTCACGATGCGGCGTGTCCTGGTCGACCATGCGCGGCGCCGGAGCGCCAGGAAGCGCGACGCCGAGCAGCTGCGGCCGATCACTATCACCGCGGGCGCCGACGGCGATGTCGACCTGCTCGATCTCGACCGCGCCCTGACACGCTTCGCCGAGGAGTTTCCGCGCCCCGCGCGGGTGGTCGAGATGCGCTACTTCTCGGGCCTCGAGCTCGCGGAGGTCGCGACGGCGCTCGACATCTCCCTGCGCACGGCGGAGCGTGACTGGCGGTTCGCTCGCGCTTGGCTGCGCGACGCACTCGCCGCTCCCGCGTGA